Proteins from a single region of Palaemon carinicauda isolate YSFRI2023 chromosome 32, ASM3689809v2, whole genome shotgun sequence:
- the LOC137625387 gene encoding zinc finger protein OZF-like, producing the protein MLKILLKRIACDRERMRNSESFKAEPETEFKAETEILRSSKGVVKYSLDSDASVNKEDLQITKIKVNENEESLKIGVKEECGIQLGSSRTEDKGNGRGKGKECLPNEEEIENSGCEKLLCQEKDSKTQTDVGSRERSFVGGNYEKQFSGAVNPNTHMLIHTGDQFRCRECGKTLSKEVDLKSHYETHTGKRPFKCSVCDKAFSNRSHLIRHYKGHMGEKQFKCCDCDKAFSNKSHLAEHYRIHTGEKPFKCSFCGKAFPQRSVLTRHHRIHTGDKPFKCSVCDKAFSHGGNLTLHYRIHTGEKPFKCSVCDKAFSNRSHLTRHHKSHGVEKPFKCNICDKEFSHGGNLTNHHRIHTGEKPFKCSVCDKAFAWKPCLSNHMKICPVEKL; encoded by the coding sequence ATGTTGAAGATACTGTTGAAGAGGATAGCTTGTGATAGAGAGAGGATGAGAAACTCTGAAtcattcaaagcagagccagaaacaGAATTCAAAGCAGAGACAGAAATACTTAGGTCAAGCAAAGGTGTTGTGAAATATTCTTTGGACTCTGATGCATCGGTGAATAAGGAGGATTTGCAAATCACCAAAATTAAAGTCAATGAAAACGAGGAGAGTTTAAAGATAGGTGTGAAAGAGGAATGTGGGATACAGTTGGGATCCAGTAGAACAGAAGACAAAGGGAATGGAAGAGGAAAGGGGAAAGAATGTTTACCGAATGAGGAGGAGATTGAAAATAGTGGCTGTGAAAAACTTCTTTGTCAGGAAAAGGATTCCAAAACTCAAACTGATGTTGGTTCAAGAGAGAGGTCATTTGTGGGTGGaaattatgaaaaacaatttaGTGGAGCAGTTAACCCGAATACTCATATGCTAATTCATACTGGAGACCAGTTCAGATGCAGAGAATGTGGCAAAACACTTTCTAAGGAAGTTGATCTTAAATCACATTATGAAACTCACACCGGGAAGAGGCCATTTaaatgcagtgtctgtgacaaagcattttctaatAGAAGTCATCTCATAAGACATTATAAAGGTCACATGGGGGAAAAGCAATTCAAGTGCTGtgactgtgacaaagcattttctaatAAAAGTCATCTCGCAGAACATTATAGAATTCACACCGgtgagaagccattcaagtgcagttTCTGTGGCAAAGCATTTCCTCAGAGAAGTGTTCTCACGAGACATCATAGAATTCACACGGGAGAtaagccattcaagtgcagtgtctgtgacaaagcattttctcatgGAGGTAATCTCACATTacattatagaattcacactggggagaagccattcaagtgcagtgtttgTGATAAAGCATTTTCTAATAGAAGTCATCTCACAAGACATCATAAGAGTCACGGGgtggagaagccatttaagtgcaataTTTGTGACAAAGAATTTTCTCATGGAGGTAATCTCACAAAtcatcatagaattcacactggggagaagccattcaagtgcagtgtctgtgacaaagcatttgcCTGGAAACCTTGTCTTTCAAATCATATGAAGATTTGTCCTGTAGAAAAATTGTAA